The DNA region TTCAAGGCTTTAGATCCCCTCTTCCAACTATTGCGTACAATTCCCCCTCTAGCTTGGTTGCCGATTGCTTTAGCGGCAATTCAAAAATCAGAACCATCTGCTATTTTCGTGATTTTTATCACGTCAATCTGGCCTATTTTGATGAACACAATTGTGGGTGTACAACAAATTCCGCAAGATTATAAAAACGTGGCCAGAGTATTGCGCTTGTCCCAACAAAAATATTTTTTGAAAGTTGTTTTACCGGCTGCTGTTCCCTATATCTTTACGGGTCTGAGAATCGGAATTGGTTTGGCTTGGCTAGCGATCGTAGCAGCCGAAATGATTACAGGTGGTGTAGGAATTGGCTATTTCATGTTTGATTCCTATAACGTCGGTAAAACTAGCGATATTATCGTGGCGCTGGTATATGTTGGGGTTGTTGGTTTGCTGCTAGATCGGGCGGTGGCTTTTATCGGCACCAAGGTTATTCCAGAAGATAATAAATAGGAATCTTTGATTGTTGATTGTTCATAACCATGAACAATCAACAATGAACAATCAACCATTACTAATTACCAATTGCCATGTCTGTTTTTGTTGCTGTTGATCAAATTGAGAAAGTTTTTCCCCTCAC from Argonema galeatum A003/A1 includes:
- the ntrB gene encoding nitrate ABC transporter permease, with product MTTNSRRGRNNQPDNFLGAFISNLQKRFPDLLPPIVAILIFLLIWQLFTLSPESTMPGPIKVFQESWTKIWWPFAYPDREGTAKGLFWQIWASLQRVGIGYSLAAIVGVTAGVFIGVNPFLFKALDPLFQLLRTIPPLAWLPIALAAIQKSEPSAIFVIFITSIWPILMNTIVGVQQIPQDYKNVARVLRLSQQKYFLKVVLPAAVPYIFTGLRIGIGLAWLAIVAAEMITGGVGIGYFMFDSYNVGKTSDIIVALVYVGVVGLLLDRAVAFIGTKVIPEDNK